In Juglans regia cultivar Chandler chromosome 13, Walnut 2.0, whole genome shotgun sequence, the following proteins share a genomic window:
- the LOC108986543 gene encoding uncharacterized protein At4g22758-like encodes MLLYKPKKNQNAKGNRLLISITVLGSAGPIRFVVNEHELVGSVIDTALKSYAREGRLPVLGTNLDNFFLYCPNAGPDALSPWDTIGSQGARNFMLCKKPQPVKTADDGSSIPAMTRKGNGSWRAWINKSLNLKISSH; translated from the exons ATGTTGTTGTACAAGCCGAAGAAGAATCAGAACGCTAAGGGCAACAGGCTCTTGATTAGTATCACTGTGCTGGGTAGCGCCGGTCCGATCCGTTTCGTGGTCAATGAGCACGAGCTTGTCGGCTCGGTGATCGACACCGCCCTCAAATCTTACGCCCGGGAGGGTCGGCTTCCGGTTCTTGGAACGAATCTCGATAATTTCTTTCTCTACTGCCCCAATGCTGGACCAGATG CTTTGAGTCCTTGGGACACAATTGGATCTCAAGGAGCTCGGAATTTCATGCTGTGCAAGAAGCCCCAGCCGGTGAAAACTGCAGACGATGGAAGTTCGATTCCTGCAATGACTCGTAAGGGGAATGGGAGTTGGAGGGCATGGATCAATAAGTCTCTCAATCTTAAGATTTCTTCCCATTAA